A portion of the Streptococcus urinalis 2285-97 genome contains these proteins:
- a CDS encoding ABC transporter permease/substrate-binding protein produces the protein MSKLISTFQDRYSEWVTALGQHIQISLLALMMALFIAIPFAILLTKSKRWSEIFLQIIGVLQTIPSLALLGLFIPLMGIGTIPAVTALIIYAIFPIMANTITGLNGIEPSLLEAGTAFGMTRWEKLKKFELPLAMPVIMSGVRTSAVLIIGTATLAALIGAGGLGSFILLGIDRNNTSLILIGAISSAILAVIFNLLLKYLEHSSLKKIAIAFFTTLALLIASYTPALLHMTNIMQPKKITVAGKMGAEPEVLINMYKILIEDNTDIEVELKPNFGKTSFLYEALKNGDIDIYPEFSGTITSSLLKNPPKLSNDSQQVYQEAKSGILKQDDLSFLKPMAYQNTYAVAVTKKLANQYHLKTISDLKQVENQVKAGFTLEFADRQDGNKGLKSLYGLNLNVSTMEPALRYQAIGSGNIQVTDAYSTDAEIIKYNLVTLKDNKKLFPPYQGAPLMKASLLKKYPKLKPVLNQLAGKITEKQMSQMNYQVSVKGKSANKVAHDFLLKEKLISK, from the coding sequence ATGTCTAAACTCATATCAACATTCCAAGATCGTTATTCTGAATGGGTAACTGCTTTAGGTCAACATATTCAAATTTCACTTTTAGCATTAATGATGGCGCTCTTTATTGCTATTCCATTTGCTATTTTATTAACCAAAAGTAAACGTTGGTCTGAAATTTTTCTCCAAATAATTGGTGTTTTACAAACTATTCCATCACTAGCTTTATTAGGTTTATTTATTCCTCTCATGGGGATTGGTACTATTCCAGCAGTGACGGCACTTATCATCTATGCTATTTTTCCAATTATGGCTAATACCATTACCGGTTTAAACGGAATTGAACCAAGTCTGCTTGAAGCTGGTACAGCTTTTGGGATGACGCGATGGGAAAAACTGAAAAAATTTGAATTACCATTAGCCATGCCTGTTATTATGTCTGGTGTTAGAACTTCAGCTGTTTTAATCATTGGGACTGCAACTTTGGCAGCTCTAATTGGGGCAGGAGGTCTAGGATCATTTATACTACTTGGGATAGATAGAAACAACACAAGTTTAATATTAATTGGTGCTATTTCATCTGCCATATTAGCAGTCATTTTCAATTTACTCTTGAAGTATCTAGAGCATTCATCTTTGAAAAAAATTGCTATTGCCTTTTTCACAACACTTGCTTTGCTTATTGCATCTTACACTCCAGCACTTTTACATATGACCAATATAATGCAGCCTAAGAAGATAACTGTTGCTGGAAAAATGGGAGCAGAACCAGAAGTACTCATTAATATGTATAAAATATTAATTGAAGATAATACTGATATAGAAGTTGAACTCAAACCTAACTTTGGAAAAACGAGTTTCTTATATGAAGCATTGAAAAATGGAGATATTGATATCTATCCTGAATTTTCGGGAACCATAACTTCTTCCTTGTTAAAGAATCCACCCAAACTTTCAAATGATTCTCAACAAGTCTATCAAGAAGCTAAGAGTGGTATTTTAAAACAAGATGATTTAAGTTTTTTAAAACCCATGGCATATCAAAACACTTATGCTGTAGCTGTTACAAAAAAACTAGCAAATCAGTATCATCTTAAAACAATATCTGATTTAAAACAGGTTGAAAATCAGGTAAAAGCTGGTTTTACTTTAGAATTTGCTGATAGGCAAGATGGGAATAAAGGATTGAAATCTCTTTATGGTCTTAATTTAAATGTATCAACGATGGAACCAGCACTACGTTATCAAGCAATTGGTTCAGGAAATATTCAAGTTACTGATGCTTATTCAACAGATGCCGAAATCATCAAATATAACTTAGTGACCCTAAAAGATAATAAAAAACTCTTTCCACCTTATCAAGGGGCACCACTTATGAAAGCTTCATTACTTAAGAAGTATCCAAAATTAAAACCCGTTCTAAATCAATTAGCTGGCAAAATCACTGAAAAACAAATGAGTCAAATGAATTATCAAGTCAGTGTCAAAGGAAAATCAGCAAATAAAGTGGCACATGACTTTTTGCTAAAAGAAAAATTAATTTCAAAATAA
- a CDS encoding glycoside hydrolase family 1 protein, with protein MLHKTLKPFPKDFFWGASSSAYQVEGAALEDGKGPSCQDIKEIPEGTSDLSVSVDHYHRFKEDIALMTEMGFKSYRFSISWTRVLPEGTGKVNQKGIDFYNQLIDKCLKYDIEPIVTMFHFDMPAALDERGSWSNRESIDWFAEFATLIFKEFGDRVKYWLTINEQNMLTLVGPVIGTLHVPEGTTNLTKEIYQQNHHQLVAQAKAMQICHDLLPEAKIGPAPNISLVYAASSKPEDVLAAQNFNAIRNWLYLDAAVYGVYNNLVWAYLEEYDAVPEVTEEDLAIMKAGKPDFIGFNYYNTATAKASDGTETEFSTHADQQSKQGVANVFQTVDNPNLPKTEFGWEIDPMGFRATMREMYSRYRLPMLVTENGLGAYDTLTEDGKVHDPYRIEYLRTHIEQIQLAITDGVDMMGYNPWSAIDLISTHEGIKKRYGFIYVDRDDFDLKTLNRYRKDSFFWYQKVIKSNGQDLSD; from the coding sequence ATGTTACATAAAACCTTAAAGCCATTTCCAAAAGATTTTTTCTGGGGTGCATCTAGTTCTGCCTATCAAGTTGAAGGTGCTGCTTTAGAGGATGGTAAAGGACCATCATGTCAAGACATTAAAGAAATTCCAGAAGGAACTTCTGATTTATCTGTTTCAGTTGACCATTATCATCGTTTTAAAGAAGACATTGCTTTAATGACAGAAATGGGATTCAAATCTTACCGTTTTTCTATTTCGTGGACAAGAGTTTTACCAGAAGGTACTGGAAAAGTAAATCAAAAAGGGATTGATTTTTACAATCAATTAATTGATAAATGTTTGAAATATGATATTGAACCAATTGTAACAATGTTCCATTTTGATATGCCAGCAGCTCTTGATGAAAGAGGATCTTGGTCAAATCGTGAATCAATTGATTGGTTTGCAGAATTTGCAACACTTATTTTTAAAGAATTTGGTGACCGTGTTAAGTATTGGTTAACAATTAATGAACAAAATATGCTCACATTAGTCGGTCCTGTAATTGGAACTTTACATGTACCAGAAGGAACCACAAATCTAACAAAAGAAATTTACCAACAAAATCACCATCAACTTGTAGCACAAGCAAAAGCAATGCAAATCTGTCATGACTTATTGCCTGAAGCTAAAATTGGACCAGCGCCAAACATTTCATTAGTTTATGCAGCGTCTTCAAAACCAGAAGATGTTCTTGCTGCACAAAACTTTAATGCAATTCGTAATTGGCTTTATCTTGATGCGGCTGTTTATGGTGTATATAATAATCTCGTTTGGGCTTATCTTGAAGAGTATGATGCTGTACCAGAAGTAACTGAAGAAGACTTAGCTATTATGAAAGCTGGAAAACCTGATTTTATTGGTTTTAATTATTACAACACTGCTACAGCAAAAGCATCAGATGGTACTGAAACAGAATTTTCAACTCATGCTGATCAACAATCAAAACAAGGTGTTGCTAATGTCTTTCAAACTGTTGATAATCCAAATTTACCAAAAACAGAATTTGGTTGGGAAATTGATCCAATGGGATTCCGTGCAACAATGCGTGAAATGTATAGTCGTTACCGTTTGCCAATGTTGGTAACTGAAAATGGTCTTGGTGCTTATGATACACTAACTGAGGATGGTAAAGTACATGATCCATACCGTATTGAATATTTACGTACTCATATTGAACAAATCCAATTAGCAATTACAGATGGTGTAGACATGATGGGTTATAACCCTTGGTCTGCAATCGATTTGATTTCTACTCATGAAGGTATCAAAAAACGTTACGGCTTTATTTATGTCGATCGTGATGATTTTGATTTAAAAACACTCAATCGTTATCGTAAAGATTCATTCTTCTGGTATCAAAAAGTTATTAAATCAAATGGTCAAGATTTAAGTGACTAA